CGTGGTTGGGAATCTGTATTTTCTATATGGTCAAAGACCATGAGGCATACAGTTCAACAATAGAGTATCGTGGGCATAGTTACATTTATTTCTATAATCACGGGACAAGTGCGGCAACTCACGATCCCGACTGCCCGTGCCATAAGGAAGATGTAAAAGAGCCATGAAACGCTGGACCCCGGAAGAAGAGAATGAACTGCGAGAGCTTTACGGCACAATGACCGCCGAGGCTCTCGCAGTTCGTTTCGGCACTACCTATCGGGCAATTTATCAGAAGTGCAACAAGATGGGACTGAAAAAGGATCAGCCGTGCAAAATTCATCTCACACCTCAACAAGAGTTGTGGATGAAGATACACTGGCCGCATATGTCGAATGAGATATGCGCCCTTATACTCGGTATCAGCCATCGTTCAGTTGTCCGGCAGGCGCGCCGTCTCGGATTGCAAAAGACCGAGCAATTCATGAAAGAGTGCCAGGCACACACCTCAAAAAGAGCCAAAGAGAGCCACATCAAAAATGGCACATATCCGGCAAAGGGTTATTACTCTCCCAATCTCCAAAAGGGTGAGGCATATCAATTCAAGCCGGGCCACAAAGTAATCAAAAAACCATTTTAGCATGATAGAGATAAACGGGGTCAGGTTCTATGATGAGCCGGGGAGTTGCGGTAGTTGCCCATGTCTTAAGACGGGAGCAACGCACTTCTCCCCAGGAGGGAAGCGCGGCCTCTGCATAATGTGGAATGAGATGCACCTAAGGACACGCAATATCCCGGCGAGATGTCATAAATTATCTAAGAAAGCACTCACTTATCCCGAGGGGAGTAAGCTGACGATAGTTGTAAACATATAAATAAATTGACATGGCAAGACCAAACGGAAACGGCATCATATCTCTCCACGATGATAAGGAAACTAATCACGGGTTCTTCTGCATGAAACTCGTATCATATCTCAACGAAGAGGCAGAGATGGGTACTGATGTCTACGAAGAGCTATGGCACGAGCGTTTCGCCCAAGCAAAAGCCGGGAAATGTGCCTATCGCGAAAAGTGTCCTAACTATGCCAAATCAAAACCGCCATTCTGATGAAAGGGAGAGCAAAGATAATACACCGTCAAGGGAGCGTAGATGTAGCCGTTTGCAGTGTCCCGATGGATGACGCGCCCCGGACTTACAACAACCTCGTGAAAGCGATGAAAGACCGCGCCAAAAGCGTTTGGGGAGTGAGGTTTGTAGAGACGCCGGACTCTATCACGGCAATCTGGCCACGTTCCGATCGACTGCCCGACGGATGGAGCGAGAGCGTGAAGTTTATTCCGGAGGAATAGTGATTTTTTTGAAAAAAAGTGCTCAAAAATTTGGTTATTCAACAAAAGTTGATTAACTTTGCAGTGTCAATAAGACAAAGAGATAATTAACCCGATTGTTTAACCAAAACCGATTCAAAATGAATGACGAAAAATTCAAATCAAGAATCATCGAGGTAGTCGCCCTCTTGATAAAGTTCAGAACAATGACTGACAAGAGCGACAAGCGAATCCTCCGAGACTACATCAGAGCAGTAGTTAAAGAGTTGACCTTAGTCTAAGAGACTCCCCGAAACAAAGAACCCTCCCCCGAAAGGGGGAGCGGTTCCCTTAAAAAAATAAACTATGGCAGACGAAGAATTAGTTAAAGAGATTATGGAGCGTGCTCAATCCGATGAGGGTCAGCGGTTAGCCGATGATGTCCTGGCACGTTTGAAAAATGGAGAGGTTGCCCCGGATAAAGTAGTGGTAGACCTCAAAAGAGAGGACATTTCAAAAGTGCTGAAAGTGTCCTACATTGCAGAGCGTTTCTTTGGGCGTTCCCGGTCCTGGCTGTGTCATAAACTCAATAATGACATAGTGAACGGTAAGCGAGAGGGATTTACCATAGAGGAGCGCAAGAAGCTGAAAGCCGCTCTCGATACCATAGCATACGAGATTCAAATTTTGTCGGATAATTTGTAGTTCCTTTTTTCGTCATTCATCTACATAATCCGACGCCCCGGCCCGATTGACCTACAAAGTCAGTCGGGCTTTTTTAATTCCCTCGATTTCGGGGGAATTAAAATTGTAACCAACAATCAATCACCGCCTATGAAAGCGTATATATCAATTCCCATCAGCGGGAGACCGCTCATTGATGCCAAGTGTCAAGCCGAGCGGATCAAGGCGAAACTGACCGAACATGGCCACGAGTGCATAACCCCCTTTGATGTTTGCCCGGAATCAGGCAAGCCTTATGCCTACTACATGGGCAAAGACATTGAGGCTCTGTTAGCCGAAGACATCGACGCCGTTGTGTTCGGCAATGGTTTCCACAACTCCAAAGGCTGTCGGCTGGAGCACGCTGCCGCCGAAATCTACGGCAAGCGAATAGTCTATCAGTCGTGTTTCTATTTTCTCGATCTCACAACCCTTAAACCAATTCCTATCAAATGAAGAAAAAGTATCGTATCAGGAGAACCTGCAAATGGGTTCACTCACACAACCGGCATCTGTATTGCCCAACATACTCCGTTCAGGTCCGCACATGGCCGGGACTTTGGATTGATGTAAAACAATTCAAGGATGAAGAGGATCCCGACTTTGCCCGGCGTGAGGCAGAGGAACTGTTAGACAAACTCAACGAGAAATAAGACATGAAAGTAATCATCACCGGCGGCGAGGGCTTTATTGGAAAGGCTCTCGCCGTTGCGCTTAGAAAGCGAGGCATTGAGGTGTGCAGTATCGACCGCCTCAACGGGATTGAGGCCGGTGATTTTTTCACATCCGCCGACATCTCCGGCGTTGATTGTGTTTATCATCTTGCCGCTCAGACATCCGTTTTCAACGTGAACAAGACCGACATTATCCGCGACAACATTGAGGTGTTCAAAATCGTTTGCGATGCCTGCGCCCGTCGAGGTATAAAGTTAGTCTATGCCTCATCATCGACAGCGGCCGATGGCAACACAACATCCATCTACGGCATCAGCAAGCGTTTCAACGAGGACTATGCCCGGTGTTATCATCCGAGAGCAACGGGGGTAAGGTTTCACAACGTGTACGGTCCCCGACCGCGTCAGGGTACTCTTCTTTGGCACCTGCTCAATCAGGAGCGGGTGAAACTCTACAACATGGGGCGTAACGTGCGACACTTTACCTACATTGATGACATTGTTGAAAGTCTTGTTTATGCCTATGGGTGTAACCATCAGCTCATCAATGCCGCGAATCCGGAGGAGACAACCACTCTGCATTTCGCTGAATTGGTAAAACAATATAAACCTCTTGAAATAGAAATGATTGCAGAAGAGCGTGATTTTGACCGCAAAGAGCAATCGGTCAACGAGGCGGTTTATACAGTACCTTTGCAATATACGCCTGTTGCAGACGGCATAAGGCGCATATTTGAGAGCATGGACTATGAGCAGACGCAGTAAGATAATACGCATGGATAATTGGGATGTTCCTACCTCTCGGCCTCGGCTGAAGGGTGGGAATATCCCTCTTTGTGATTTGTCGCCCCGGACTGTCCTGCACCATCTCGGCTCCCTGGTGTATTTCGCCCAGTTCAAGCGTACCAAGAGCGGAACGCCATTCAGCGAGATAAAGCACTCGGCCGATACCGCCGCTTTGTTTGCCGAGACAGCCTGCAACTTCATTCAGCGTCTTGTCAACAATACGGAAGATTGGTGTATCATCACCACGCCCCGGCGCCGTCATGCAGACGGGTTCCACTTCGCCACTGCGGTATGTGAGCGCATAGCGGACACTCTCGGCATTCCGTTCTATGCCGATGCCGTTCAGTGTATCAACCGCAACCGCTTGGATCCCGACTTTCATCTGCTCCGGCCCATTGCCGAGCGGCGGGTTATAATCTACGATGACATCATCACCACTGGCACCACACTGACAGCAACCGCCGAATTGTTGAGCGATCGTGATTTTGTTCTCAACCTCATCGGCATAAATAACCGTTAAATCCACTCTCCCGGCTATGAATTTGACCCAATCCCCACCACATTCATACAGCAAAACGGCTTTCACGGGCATATTTCGCGCCTCAAACGGGCTTTTTTGTATGATTCCTACAAAATTTTTTCGGGGCGGGTTAAAGCCAAAAGACTTTTACAAACATCTGTCAAAGTCAGTGTCAAAGTCTATTGTATCTTCTTTTGATTCTCTTTTGATTCATCTGAATGGTACAATAGGAAACAATAGAATAATTAACACCTCATCATATCATCATCACAATGGCAAAGAAAGAGAAACAGCAGCGCATAAGCCAAGAGCGACGGCTCACGGAAAAGCAAGAAAGGTTCTGTCAGTTCTATCTCGATACTGACGGCAACGCATCTGAGGCGTACCGCATGGCTTATGACACATCGAATATGCAACCGGAGACAATCTGGAGCAATGCCAGCCGACTTTTAGCAAGTAGCAAGGTTGCAACAAGGATAAACGAGATAAGAGCGGAGAGGGCAGCGCGCTCACGCATCGAGCGCGAAAAGGTCGAGCAGGTTCTCATGGATATAGTAACAGCCGACCCTAACGACCTCTATATAGTGGATGCCAAGACCGGCAGAATCAAGATGAAGACACCGAGCCAACTGCCCAAGCGTATGCGCAACGCCTTGAAGAAGATAAAGAACAACAAAGGCGTAGTCGAGTATGAGTTGAACGGGCGAGTAGAAGCCGCCCGGTTGTTAGGCTCGTGGAATGGTTGGGATGCCCCCAAAGAGGTTAATGTCAACAATACGGGCAACATGACTAATGAAATCCGCATCGGCTTCGGCGATGATCAGGATTAGAGAGATTATGTTGATAGGTTGTGTTGAGAGTTTAGCAATAATGTTGAGAGCAAACATCAATATAACATATATAGTACCGCCAAGTAGCAAAATGTAAACTTCCCCCAATAGCAAGATACCGAGAAATGTAGCAAAGTGTCAGCGATACGCCCAAAAACCGCCAAAAACAATGATTCTGAATTATAAGTTATTCAACCCACTGTTCTTCTACCTGCTGATGTTCTTGCAGAATAAGACCATCCGTAACATCATCATGTTCGGAGGGTCCTCATCCGGCAAGACATACAGCATGGCTCAGGCTATCCTCATACTGACACTATGGGAGGGAACGAATCACCTTGTAATGCGAAAGGTCGGAGCGTCAATCAAAGATACCGTCTATCAAGATTTCAAGACAGCCGCCGAGCAACTTGGAATAAGTAAGTTGTTCAAATTCTCCGATGGAGTCAAGACTATAACCTGTATTCAGAACAAAGCGAGAATCGTGTTCAAAGGTCTCGATGATGCCGAGAAAATCAAAGGTCTATCGAGTTTTAAGCGTGTCGTTCTTGATGAATGGTCAGAGTTTGACGAAGCCGACTACAAGCAGATCCGTTTGCGTCTGCGTGGTATGGAGGGACAGCAGCTCATCTATACTTTCAACCCCATCAAGGAGACCCATTGGATTAAAAAGAACGTATTTGACAAGCAGAAATGGCATGATGTCCCTATGGCTGTAAAGTTAGGCAGTCAGACAATACCAGAAGAACTTACGAGGGTCAAGTCCATAAAAATGAATGAGCCGCGTGTGATAATGCACAAGAGAACCGGCGAGATGATAGAGCACTCGCCCGATACTGTTGTTATCCAGACCACCTACCTAAATAACTTTTGGGTTGTCGGTTCGCCGGATGGAACATACGGCTACTATGATGAGCAGTGTATCGCCACATTTGAGTATGACCGCGAACATGATCCCGATTATTACAACGTGTACGCCCTGGGCGAATGGGGTGTAATCCGCACCGGTTCCGAGTTCTTCAGCTCGTTCAATCGTGGCAAGCACACCGCCGAGGTTGCATATAACCCCGAATTGCCTGTTCATCTGAGTATCGACAGCAACGTGATGCCGTATATCTCGGTTCAGTTCTGGCAAGCGTATATCGGCGATACTATCAGCATACGGCAGTTTGATGAGATATGTGCCGAGAGTCCCAACAATTCAGCACGCAAAGCCGCCAAACTCGTTGCCAATAGGCTGAGGGAGTTGAACGCAACTAAGGTTTATATACATGGGGATGCCTCCACGAAAGCAGCCAACACGATAGACGATGAGAAACGTTCATTCCTGGACCTGTTCATCGGGGTATTGCAGAAAGAGGGATTTGAGGTTGTCGATTGTGTCGGCAACAAGAATCCGAGTGTGCCCATGTCCGGCGAATTTATCAACGCCATATACGATGAGGCTCTGCCCGAACTCGGCATATTGATAGGCGAAAACTGCAAGACCTCGATAGAGGACTACATGAGCGTTCAGAAAGATGCCAATGGAGCAATCTCAAAGACCAAGATAAAGAATAAGATTACCGGGCAAACGTATGAGGAACACGGGCACCTGTCGGACTGCAAGAGGTATATTGTTGTTGACATCCTCCGAGAGCAATTCCTATTGTTCTCTAACCGTCGTAAACGCAACCTCTATGCCGTTGATGGGGCAATCCGATTCTATAACCCATCTACCGAGTGCGCCTATACCGAGAACCTGGTCTATTGTATGCCTAACATCAATGGGCGTTTTGTACTCGCAGACGGAAAGAAGTGCGGCGATAGTTGGCATATAACCGATGTGAGATTCATTGAGACCACCTCCACCGAGAATATGAAAACGGCATTGACCGAGTGCAACAGCAGCCGTGTGATACTGGAGTGTTCCAAATCCTACTACCTCATGGCAAGGGATCTCCGCGACAGCCTTACAGGTGATGTGCGTGTCGTGCATGAAAGCACCGACCTGCCCCGGCGTATTGCCGCCACCTCCGATTATGTCAAGAGCAATATCCGTTTCAATGAATCCGGCATGAATGACAATGTGGAGTATGGAGAGTTTATGACAAATCTTCTGGACTACAACAAGGATGCCAACGAGAACATAGAGAGCAGCGCCGTGTTAAGTGGATTCATTCAGGCGGTGTTAAAGTTGGGTTTGTAGTGGATGGTGGTTGTAAGTGTTTGTAATATTGAACCTTAATAGCGATTTTGTGCATTGTCTAAAATTGAGTTTTTCGGCTGTTTGGCTCAACCGAAAACAATGTAACTTATTTTTGCTCCAAAAGAGCGACAATGCAGCTAGTAAAGAAAATAAAAGGATGGTTCGCCACTGAGAAATCAGCATCAGAAGCCCCGGTTGAGAAGACAAAGCCGGAGCTGAACAACTATGATGATGAGGCGTGGCGCGTACATCTTATGAGTGAGATAGCCTCGCCGTATGTCGCCGACCGAAATTTCCTCACGCTGTTCCATACAGTCCCGGAGGTATTCTTCCCAATAGATTTCATCGCCAGGCGCATTGCCGGAGCCCACTTTGAGATTAGGTCATACAAAGATGACAGCATAATCTATTGCAACGGCCGATCGCAGAAAGCAGACCGCCTCAACGCGATATTGCAAGCTCCCAACAGCATACAAAGATGGCGTGAATTGGTGTATATGCACCATGTTTTCAAACTCGTAACGGGCAACGCCTTTATGCGTGCTGCTATGGCAGACACATTCAAGGATATGCCCAAGTGGAAATATTGCGACAACTTCTGGTCAATCCCCTCGAATTGGGTTAAGGTAGTGCCTGCCGGCACAAAGATTCCTCTTTTCGGAATAGCGAAACTTGAAGAGTTGGTTGGAGGGTATGAGTTGGCACGCTCCAATGATACCCTTATAAGGATTCCGACTTTCCAAGTATGGCACGACCGAGACGGGATGCCCCAATACCTCAACTGTACCGGTGCAGATTTCCTCAAATCAGAGA
The nucleotide sequence above comes from Duncaniella freteri. Encoded proteins:
- a CDS encoding DUF5053 domain-containing protein — translated: MADEELVKEIMERAQSDEGQRLADDVLARLKNGEVAPDKVVVDLKREDISKVLKVSYIAERFFGRSRSWLCHKLNNDIVNGKREGFTIEERKKLKAALDTIAYEIQILSDNL
- a CDS encoding DUF4406 domain-containing protein, producing the protein MKAYISIPISGRPLIDAKCQAERIKAKLTEHGHECITPFDVCPESGKPYAYYMGKDIEALLAEDIDAVVFGNGFHNSKGCRLEHAAAEIYGKRIVYQSCFYFLDLTTLKPIPIK
- a CDS encoding NAD-dependent epimerase/dehydratase family protein → MKVIITGGEGFIGKALAVALRKRGIEVCSIDRLNGIEAGDFFTSADISGVDCVYHLAAQTSVFNVNKTDIIRDNIEVFKIVCDACARRGIKLVYASSSTAADGNTTSIYGISKRFNEDYARCYHPRATGVRFHNVYGPRPRQGTLLWHLLNQERVKLYNMGRNVRHFTYIDDIVESLVYAYGCNHQLINAANPEETTTLHFAELVKQYKPLEIEMIAEERDFDRKEQSVNEAVYTVPLQYTPVADGIRRIFESMDYEQTQ
- a CDS encoding phosphoribosyltransferase produces the protein MSRRSKIIRMDNWDVPTSRPRLKGGNIPLCDLSPRTVLHHLGSLVYFAQFKRTKSGTPFSEIKHSADTAALFAETACNFIQRLVNNTEDWCIITTPRRRHADGFHFATAVCERIADTLGIPFYADAVQCINRNRLDPDFHLLRPIAERRVIIYDDIITTGTTLTATAELLSDRDFVLNLIGINNR
- a CDS encoding terminase small subunit, whose amino-acid sequence is MAKKEKQQRISQERRLTEKQERFCQFYLDTDGNASEAYRMAYDTSNMQPETIWSNASRLLASSKVATRINEIRAERAARSRIEREKVEQVLMDIVTADPNDLYIVDAKTGRIKMKTPSQLPKRMRNALKKIKNNKGVVEYELNGRVEAARLLGSWNGWDAPKEVNVNNTGNMTNEIRIGFGDDQD
- a CDS encoding PBSX family phage terminase large subunit — its product is MILNYKLFNPLFFYLLMFLQNKTIRNIIMFGGSSSGKTYSMAQAILILTLWEGTNHLVMRKVGASIKDTVYQDFKTAAEQLGISKLFKFSDGVKTITCIQNKARIVFKGLDDAEKIKGLSSFKRVVLDEWSEFDEADYKQIRLRLRGMEGQQLIYTFNPIKETHWIKKNVFDKQKWHDVPMAVKLGSQTIPEELTRVKSIKMNEPRVIMHKRTGEMIEHSPDTVVIQTTYLNNFWVVGSPDGTYGYYDEQCIATFEYDREHDPDYYNVYALGEWGVIRTGSEFFSSFNRGKHTAEVAYNPELPVHLSIDSNVMPYISVQFWQAYIGDTISIRQFDEICAESPNNSARKAAKLVANRLRELNATKVYIHGDASTKAANTIDDEKRSFLDLFIGVLQKEGFEVVDCVGNKNPSVPMSGEFINAIYDEALPELGILIGENCKTSIEDYMSVQKDANGAISKTKIKNKITGQTYEEHGHLSDCKRYIVVDILREQFLLFSNRRKRNLYAVDGAIRFYNPSTECAYTENLVYCMPNINGRFVLADGKKCGDSWHITDVRFIETTSTENMKTALTECNSSRVILECSKSYYLMARDLRDSLTGDVRVVHESTDLPRRIAATSDYVKSNIRFNESGMNDNVEYGEFMTNLLDYNKDANENIESSAVLSGFIQAVLKLGL